From Echinicola jeungdonensis, the proteins below share one genomic window:
- the ilvB gene encoding biosynthetic-type acetolactate synthase large subunit codes for MKDSRIRGAEIVIKSLVAENSEFIFGYPGGAIMPVYDALYDYADQIKHVLTRHEQGAIHAAQGYARVSGKVGVCMATSGPGATNLITGIADAMIDSTPLVCITGQVASALLGTDAFQETDVVGFSMPGTKWNIQVRRVEDIAPAIAKGFHIARSGRPGPVLIDITKDAQFALGEYNYVPCLGIRSYRPYPKVDDASIAQAAELINQAKKPYLLFGQGVLIGKAEEELKAFLDKSGIPAACTLLGSGALSEEHPQYVGKLGMHGNYAPNMLTNQCDVLIAVGMRFDDRVTGDLKRYAKQAKVIHLELDAAEVNKNVKCEVAVLGNCKESLSKLIEKVDKNSHDSWMGEFRKLEEEERKVVVSSDLLPTKAGLTMGEVIRYINDFKKDDAVLVTDVGQHQMVAWRYFDYKTSRTQVTSGGLGTMGFSLPAALGAQLHDYNRQVICVVGDGGIQMTIQELGTIMQTKAPVKVVLLNNDFLGMVRQWQQMFFDKRYSFTELVNPDFIKIAEAYNMKANKVTERENLRDSVAEMMVHDGPYFLEVVVEKEDNVFPMIPTGCSVEEVRLS; via the coding sequence ATGAAAGATTCGAGAATCAGAGGAGCTGAGATCGTAATCAAGAGTCTGGTAGCAGAAAATTCAGAATTTATTTTCGGCTATCCGGGAGGTGCTATCATGCCGGTATATGATGCACTTTATGATTACGCTGACCAAATCAAACATGTACTGACAAGACATGAACAAGGTGCCATCCATGCAGCGCAGGGTTATGCCCGGGTCTCCGGAAAAGTCGGGGTCTGCATGGCTACTTCTGGGCCTGGCGCTACCAACTTAATCACAGGTATTGCCGATGCTATGATAGATAGCACTCCTCTGGTCTGCATCACCGGGCAGGTTGCATCCGCTCTTTTGGGTACTGATGCATTTCAGGAAACCGATGTAGTGGGCTTCTCTATGCCAGGAACCAAATGGAATATCCAGGTGAGAAGGGTAGAGGATATTGCCCCTGCCATTGCCAAAGGTTTTCATATAGCCCGTTCAGGAAGACCGGGACCAGTTTTGATCGATATTACCAAAGATGCCCAGTTTGCATTAGGTGAATATAATTACGTACCTTGTTTGGGAATCAGGTCTTACCGGCCATATCCTAAAGTAGATGATGCTTCAATAGCCCAAGCTGCTGAATTGATCAACCAGGCCAAAAAGCCTTATTTGCTGTTTGGACAGGGGGTATTGATCGGCAAAGCGGAGGAAGAACTAAAGGCATTTTTGGATAAATCAGGCATTCCTGCAGCTTGTACTTTATTAGGTTCCGGTGCATTGAGTGAGGAGCATCCTCAGTATGTGGGAAAACTTGGAATGCATGGTAACTATGCGCCCAATATGTTGACCAACCAATGTGATGTGTTGATCGCTGTGGGAATGAGGTTTGATGACCGCGTGACCGGGGACTTGAAGCGCTATGCCAAACAGGCCAAGGTGATCCATTTGGAACTTGACGCTGCAGAGGTCAACAAAAATGTAAAGTGTGAGGTAGCCGTATTGGGGAATTGTAAAGAAAGCCTGAGTAAATTGATTGAAAAGGTGGACAAGAATTCCCATGATAGTTGGATGGGCGAATTCAGAAAATTGGAAGAGGAAGAAAGAAAAGTGGTTGTTTCCAGCGATCTTTTACCTACCAAAGCTGGCTTGACCATGGGAGAGGTAATACGTTATATCAATGATTTCAAAAAGGATGATGCCGTATTGGTGACTGATGTAGGGCAGCACCAAATGGTAGCTTGGAGATATTTTGATTATAAGACCAGCCGGACCCAAGTGACTTCGGGTGGTTTGGGGACAATGGGCTTTAGCTTACCAGCCGCTCTGGGTGCCCAGCTCCATGATTATAACAGACAGGTGATCTGTGTAGTGGGGGATGGAGGCATCCAAATGACCATTCAGGAACTGGGAACCATCATGCAGACCAAGGCACCTGTAAAGGTGGTATTGTTGAACAATGATTTCTTAGGAATGGTAAGACAATGGCAGCAAATGTTCTTCGATAAGCGCTATTCCTTTACTGAATTGGTTAACCCCGACTTTATCAAAATAGCCGAAGCCTATAATATGAAAGCCAATAAGGTAACAGAAAGGGAAAACCTTCGGGATTCAGTGGCAGAAATGATGGTTCACGATGGACCTTATTTCCTTGAAGTAGTTGTGGAGAAAGAAG